A region of the Microbacterium sp. SL75 genome:
TCGTGGCGCACCTCGACGACCTCATCGCCGTGGTGCGCGCCGAGACCGGCAAGCCCCGTGGCGACGCCCGGCTCGAGATCATGCTCGCCCTCGACCACCTGGCCTGGGCGGCGACCCACGCGCGCCCGGTCCTGCGTCGGCGTCGCGTGGGCGCGGGGGTGCTGATGCTCAACCAGTCGGCGAGCGTCGGATACACCCCGTACGGCGTGGTCGGGGTCATCGGCCCGTGGAACTACCCGGTCTTCACGCCCATGGGCTCGATCGCGTACGCGCTCGCCGCGGGCAACGCCGTGGTGTTCAAGCCCAGCGAGTACACCCCCGGCGTGGGCGTGTGGCTGCAGCGCTCCTTCGTGCGCGCGGGCGGGTCGGCCGATGTCTTCGCCGTGGTGACCGGTCTCGGGCCCACCGGCGCTGCCCTCTGCCGCTCGGGTGTCGACAAGGTGGCCTTCACCGGATCGACCGCGACGGGCAAGGCCGTCATGGCCGCGTGCGCCGAGAGCCTCACCCCGGTCGTGATCGAGGCGGGCGGCAAAGACGCCCTCCTCGTCGACGAGGACGCCGATCTCGCGGCCGCGGCCGAGGCGGCCGTCTGGGGCGCGTACTCGAACGCGGGTCAGACCTGCATCGGCATCGAGCGCGTCTACGCGCACGCGAAGATCTACGACCGCTTCGTCGAGGCCGTCGCCGAGCGCACGCGCGAGCTCCGCGCCGGCGCCGACGACGCCGCGACGCTCGGTCCGCTCACCATGCCGCGCCAGGCCGACGTGGTCCGGGCGCACGTCGCCGACGCGCTCGCGCGGGGCGCGACGGCGCGCGTCGGATCGACCCCGGCGCCCGGGGTCACCCTGCAACCCGTCCTCCTCACCGACGTCGACGAGGAGGCGGACGCCGTGCGCGAAGAGACCTTCGGCCCGACCCTGGTCGTCAACCGCGTGGCATCCATGGACGAGGCCGTCGAGAAGGCCAACGCCGTGCGGTACGGACTGTCGGGCTCGGTGTTCTCTCGGAGGCGGGGGAGCGAGCTCGCCCTGCGCCTGCGCGGAGGCATGATCGCGATCAACTCGGTCATCTCGTTCGCCGCGGTCCCCGCCCTCCCCTTCGGCGGGGTGGGCGATTCCGGGTTCGGGCGCATCCACGGGGCGGACGGTCTGCGTGAGTTCGCGTACCCGAAGGCGCTGACCCGTCAGCGCTTCCCGCTGCTGACGTTGACCACGATGCGGCGCACCGCGAAGGTCGACCGTCTCGTCGAGCGCATCATCCGGCTGCTCTACGGCTGAGCCGGAACGGCGCGGATGCCGCGGGCTCCCGGCATCCGTCGACGATCACCGCACCGAGCGCACCCGCATGATGATGACCGAGCCGAGCAGGCCCGCCAGCCCGCTCGCGAGGAACAGCCCCGAGAACCCGCCGAACAGCACCACGGCCCCCGCCCCGAGCAGGGGACCGAACGCCTGCGGGCCGGCGAGGGCGATATTCATGATCCCGACGTCCTTGCCGCGCGTCTCGGCCGAGGGCAGCACCTGCGTGGCCAGGGCCTGGTCGACGGCGAAGAAGCACCCCTGACCGAGCCCGAGCAGCACGGCGCCGATCACCGCGGTCGACTCGGCCGGGGCGACGGCGAGGAGCAGGGCCGAGACGGCTTGAGCGACCCCCGAGGCGAGGACGAACACGCGACGGCGCTGAACCACGTCGCTGAGCTTGCCGAGGGCGACGGATGCCACGATCGTCACGACCATGTAGATCACCGTCGTGAAGACGAGGAAGCCGGTCGGATCGGCCACCCTCAGCGCGAAGGTGAAGAAGTACAGCAGCATCGTCGTGGCGATCGCGTTGCCGAGGTTGATGAGCACACGGCTCGCGACGGTCCACGCGAAGTCGGGGTGACGCCGGGGGTCGACCCAGATCGACGAGAGGATCGTGCGGACGGTGAGCGGACCCAGCAGCGCCGCCTCGGACGTCGTCAGCGGAACGTCGCGCAGAACGAGCAGGAACGGCACGGCCAGGCCTACGCAGCACACGGCCAGCGCGAGGTAGCCCGAAGCCGTCGTGGTGAACACCGCGGTGACCAGCACGATCCCCAGCAGGATGCCGATCGCGTTCGGTGCTGAGATCCAGCCCGACACGAGCCCCCGCTGCCCCGCGGGCACGCGGTCGGCCATGACGGCGGTGAGGGCGGCGGAGGCCATGCAGAAGCCCATCATCACCGCGGTCCACATCGTCACCGTGCCGAGCGACTCGGTCTGGACGCCGAGCAGCGCGAGACCGACGGCCGCGAGCACGACACCGCCGAGGATCCAGGGGCGACGGCGTCCGAACCGAGACCGGGTCCGGTCGCTCAGCGCACCGACGATCGGGTAGGCGATGACCACGAACGTCCCCGCCACGGCGCTGACCAGGCCGTAGGTGACGAGCGAGACGAGCCAGTCGTCCGAGGTGTGCTGCGCGGCGATCTGCAGGGGCAGCAGTACCTGCACCGGGACGAGCTGCGCCATCCACAGTCCGAGCCACACCCCGGCGAAGGCCGCGATCCAGCCCGCGCGAACGGGGCGGGTGGGTTCGGCGTAGGCGGTGAGGGGGGCGGGCGTCGCGTCAGCGGTCACCGGATGCCGCCCGTCCGCGCCGCCGCGAGCGTCGTCACGGCCCAGCGGCCGGCATCCGCCACGGCGTCGCGCGCATCGCGCAGCGCCCCGCAGGCGTTGAAGAACCCGTGGATCTGGCCGGTGTGGGTCACGAGGTGCGTTGCGACACCGGCGGCCTCGAGACGCTCGGCGTAGGCGACGCCCTCGTCGCGGAGCACGTCGAAACCCGACACCGCGACATACGCCGGGGCCAGGCCCG
Encoded here:
- a CDS encoding aldehyde dehydrogenase family protein is translated as MDAVTADTFDSLSPLDGRVVDTFPVRGPAEVVSAVDRARRAAREWRSLGFEGRRRALQAWRRDIVAHLDDLIAVVRAETGKPRGDARLEIMLALDHLAWAATHARPVLRRRRVGAGVLMLNQSASVGYTPYGVVGVIGPWNYPVFTPMGSIAYALAAGNAVVFKPSEYTPGVGVWLQRSFVRAGGSADVFAVVTGLGPTGAALCRSGVDKVAFTGSTATGKAVMAACAESLTPVVIEAGGKDALLVDEDADLAAAAEAAVWGAYSNAGQTCIGIERVYAHAKIYDRFVEAVAERTRELRAGADDAATLGPLTMPRQADVVRAHVADALARGATARVGSTPAPGVTLQPVLLTDVDEEADAVREETFGPTLVVNRVASMDEAVEKANAVRYGLSGSVFSRRRGSELALRLRGGMIAINSVISFAAVPALPFGGVGDSGFGRIHGADGLREFAYPKALTRQRFPLLTLTTMRRTAKVDRLVERIIRLLYG
- a CDS encoding MFS transporter, producing the protein MTADATPAPLTAYAEPTRPVRAGWIAAFAGVWLGLWMAQLVPVQVLLPLQIAAQHTSDDWLVSLVTYGLVSAVAGTFVVIAYPIVGALSDRTRSRFGRRRPWILGGVVLAAVGLALLGVQTESLGTVTMWTAVMMGFCMASAALTAVMADRVPAGQRGLVSGWISAPNAIGILLGIVLVTAVFTTTASGYLALAVCCVGLAVPFLLVLRDVPLTTSEAALLGPLTVRTILSSIWVDPRRHPDFAWTVASRVLINLGNAIATTMLLYFFTFALRVADPTGFLVFTTVIYMVVTIVASVALGKLSDVVQRRRVFVLASGVAQAVSALLLAVAPAESTAVIGAVLLGLGQGCFFAVDQALATQVLPSAETRGKDVGIMNIALAGPQAFGPLLGAGAVVLFGGFSGLFLASGLAGLLGSVIIMRVRSVR